Proteins encoded within one genomic window of Neodiprion fabricii isolate iyNeoFabr1 chromosome 6, iyNeoFabr1.1, whole genome shotgun sequence:
- the LOC124185311 gene encoding protein kish-A → MSALFNFQSLLTVVLLLICTCAYIRSIVPSILDRNKSGFLGTFWKCARIGERKSPYVAFSCLFMAFSILFCS, encoded by the exons ATG TCGGCCCTGTTCAATTTTCAGAGTCTACTGACCGTCGTTCTACTTTTGATTTGTACGTGCGCTTACATTAGGTCTATTGTGCCAAGTATATTGGACAGGAATAAATCGGG ATTTCTGGGAACGTTTTGGAAATGTGCAAGAATTGGTGAGCGGAAAAGTCCATATGTGGCATTCAGCTGCCTCTTCATGGCATTTAGCATTTTGTTCTGTTCATAA
- the LOC124185306 gene encoding uncharacterized protein LOC124185306 isoform X3 — MAGEQKVEQLQKATDRIQKEIEEVTEREYELRNVGSIKTISLETVDAKVRRMPLALASGKLKRTTSTPQILESVNQSSHTTNLSPKMTNGVISARSTPTPVRFATNQTQKGLMQRFLATRGKIYKPKPVITDFSPLKTTPNNVNANPLSIKPFNVGLEIEIEPDDEPKKPPVRKGYVPVEEKIQKELNEMKERENELRLMRSQMLAKSQPNLLDIVNDSDSDIYDGTSSLRSGTSSNTLNEDEPEKEFKGKHKANPRRRSALIAQWENIIASKKEVSENGSEIDGNL; from the exons gGTGAACAGAAAGTAGAACAGCTTCAAAAAGCAACAGACAGAATTcaaaaagaaatcgaagaaGTTACGGAGAGAGAGTACGAGTTACGGAACGTGGGAAGCATAAAGACAATTTCCCTTGAGACTGTAGACGCTAAG GTACGTCGAATGCCACTGGCTCTCGCCTCAGGAAAATTGAAGAGAACTACGTCCACTCCACAAATTTTAGAATCAGTGAATCAATCATCTCACACGACTAACTTATCTCCAAAAATGACTAACGGTGTGATATCAGCTAGATCTACGCCGACTCCAGTTCGTTTTGCTACTAATCAAACACAAAAAGGTTTGATGCAAAGATTTTTGGCCACCAGAGGAAAGATCTACAAGCCGAAGCCTGTGATCACTGATTTTTCTCCGTTGAAGACTACGCCAAACAACGTTAACGCTAATCCATTGAGTATTAAGCCGTTCAACGTGGGCctggaaattgaaattgagccAGATGATGAGCCAAAAAAACCACCTGTCAGAAAAGGCTACGTTCcggttgaggaaaaaattcaaaaagaattgaatgaaatgaaagaacGTGAAAATGAGCTGAG ATTAATGAGATCTCAAATGCTGGCAAAATCGCAACCGAACCTCCTTGATATTGTTAACGACAGTGACTCAGACATTTATGATGGGACAAGCTCGCTGCGGAGCGGAACATCTTCCAATACGTTGAATGAAGATGAACCGGAAAAAGAATTCAAGGGAAAGCACAAG GCCAACCCTCGACGACGGAGTGCTTTGATAGCACAGTGGGAAAATATCATTGCATCGAAAAAGGAAGTAAGTGAAAATGGAAGTGAAATTGATGGAAATTTGTAA
- the LOC124185306 gene encoding uncharacterized protein LOC124185306 isoform X4, which yields MPLALASGKLKRTTSTPQILESVNQSSHTTNLSPKMTNGVISARSTPTPVRFATNQTQKGLMQRFLATRGKIYKPKPVITDFSPLKTTPNNVNANPLSIKPFNVGLEIEIEPDDEPKKPPVRKGYVPVEEKIQKELNEMKERENELRLMRSQMLAKSQPNLLDIVNDSDSDIYDGTSSLRSGTSSNTLNEDEPEKEFKGKHKANPRRRSALIAQWENIIASKKEVSENGSEIDGNL from the exons ATGCCACTGGCTCTCGCCTCAGGAAAATTGAAGAGAACTACGTCCACTCCACAAATTTTAGAATCAGTGAATCAATCATCTCACACGACTAACTTATCTCCAAAAATGACTAACGGTGTGATATCAGCTAGATCTACGCCGACTCCAGTTCGTTTTGCTACTAATCAAACACAAAAAGGTTTGATGCAAAGATTTTTGGCCACCAGAGGAAAGATCTACAAGCCGAAGCCTGTGATCACTGATTTTTCTCCGTTGAAGACTACGCCAAACAACGTTAACGCTAATCCATTGAGTATTAAGCCGTTCAACGTGGGCctggaaattgaaattgagccAGATGATGAGCCAAAAAAACCACCTGTCAGAAAAGGCTACGTTCcggttgaggaaaaaattcaaaaagaattgaatgaaatgaaagaacGTGAAAATGAGCTGAG ATTAATGAGATCTCAAATGCTGGCAAAATCGCAACCGAACCTCCTTGATATTGTTAACGACAGTGACTCAGACATTTATGATGGGACAAGCTCGCTGCGGAGCGGAACATCTTCCAATACGTTGAATGAAGATGAACCGGAAAAAGAATTCAAGGGAAAGCACAAG GCCAACCCTCGACGACGGAGTGCTTTGATAGCACAGTGGGAAAATATCATTGCATCGAAAAAGGAAGTAAGTGAAAATGGAAGTGAAATTGATGGAAATTTGTAA
- the LOC124185306 gene encoding uncharacterized protein LOC124185306 isoform X2, which produces MEFRIIGEQKVEQLQKATDRIQKEIEEVTEREYELRNVGSIKTISLETVDAKVRRMPLALASGKLKRTTSTPQILESVNQSSHTTNLSPKMTNGVISARSTPTPVRFATNQTQKGLMQRFLATRGKIYKPKPVITDFSPLKTTPNNVNANPLSIKPFNVGLEIEIEPDDEPKKPPVRKGYVPVEEKIQKELNEMKERENELRLMRSQMLAKSQPNLLDIVNDSDSDIYDGTSSLRSGTSSNTLNEDEPEKEFKGKHKANPRRRSALIAQWENIIASKKEVSENGSEIDGNL; this is translated from the exons ATGGAATTTCGGATAATC gGTGAACAGAAAGTAGAACAGCTTCAAAAAGCAACAGACAGAATTcaaaaagaaatcgaagaaGTTACGGAGAGAGAGTACGAGTTACGGAACGTGGGAAGCATAAAGACAATTTCCCTTGAGACTGTAGACGCTAAG GTACGTCGAATGCCACTGGCTCTCGCCTCAGGAAAATTGAAGAGAACTACGTCCACTCCACAAATTTTAGAATCAGTGAATCAATCATCTCACACGACTAACTTATCTCCAAAAATGACTAACGGTGTGATATCAGCTAGATCTACGCCGACTCCAGTTCGTTTTGCTACTAATCAAACACAAAAAGGTTTGATGCAAAGATTTTTGGCCACCAGAGGAAAGATCTACAAGCCGAAGCCTGTGATCACTGATTTTTCTCCGTTGAAGACTACGCCAAACAACGTTAACGCTAATCCATTGAGTATTAAGCCGTTCAACGTGGGCctggaaattgaaattgagccAGATGATGAGCCAAAAAAACCACCTGTCAGAAAAGGCTACGTTCcggttgaggaaaaaattcaaaaagaattgaatgaaatgaaagaacGTGAAAATGAGCTGAG ATTAATGAGATCTCAAATGCTGGCAAAATCGCAACCGAACCTCCTTGATATTGTTAACGACAGTGACTCAGACATTTATGATGGGACAAGCTCGCTGCGGAGCGGAACATCTTCCAATACGTTGAATGAAGATGAACCGGAAAAAGAATTCAAGGGAAAGCACAAG GCCAACCCTCGACGACGGAGTGCTTTGATAGCACAGTGGGAAAATATCATTGCATCGAAAAAGGAAGTAAGTGAAAATGGAAGTGAAATTGATGGAAATTTGTAA